A part of Candidatus Ozemobacteraceae bacterium genomic DNA contains:
- a CDS encoding MFS transporter: MNTYVLIALTFSRPIRDMLAAQCLAALGTGMFSVLFNLYLKSSGYAEDAIGRILAIQALSAALASVPLARLADTVSRRACYILSVILLATGYILASSTTSFGLLVVAASLWGIGSGGQMVSVQPYLHEHSRRRQRSYLFSMNFTLTLTMFIIAGLLAGWLPAVAGRFGLMEALSEPERLRRCLQVGAGFAVLAAFFSRRLKEPVRHHPASQAATSGMHPEPIPPRSLIFRYVVTTALTGAGAGLIVPYFNLYFRDWVGSGVSEIGTVFALSQLTTAIGGALSPLMTRRVGLAAGVTLTQLASLPFMLVMAHTHEFLVCAGCFLFRGAFMNMGIPIREQLMMALVPAHLRASAAAAESISWFLSWGIVMSFSGTLIIHRGYPFCLYTTLVLYTASSVLFWCWFREKA, translated from the coding sequence ATGAATACCTACGTTCTCATTGCCCTGACCTTCTCGCGGCCGATACGCGACATGCTGGCGGCGCAGTGTCTCGCCGCGCTCGGAACCGGCATGTTCAGCGTGCTGTTCAACCTGTATCTGAAGTCCTCCGGCTACGCGGAAGACGCGATCGGCAGGATTCTCGCCATCCAGGCCCTGAGCGCGGCGCTGGCATCGGTTCCGCTCGCACGTCTCGCCGACACCGTGTCGCGCAGGGCATGTTATATATTGAGCGTGATACTTCTTGCCACGGGGTACATCCTTGCCTCTTCGACGACATCGTTCGGGCTCCTGGTCGTCGCGGCGTCGCTGTGGGGGATCGGCTCTGGCGGGCAGATGGTCTCGGTCCAGCCGTATCTTCACGAGCACAGCCGGCGACGCCAGCGGTCGTATCTCTTCAGCATGAATTTCACCCTGACGCTGACGATGTTCATCATCGCAGGTCTGCTCGCCGGCTGGTTGCCGGCCGTCGCCGGCAGGTTCGGACTCATGGAGGCGCTCTCGGAGCCTGAGCGGCTGCGCCGGTGTCTCCAGGTCGGCGCTGGTTTCGCCGTCCTCGCGGCGTTCTTCTCGCGAAGGCTCAAGGAACCGGTCAGACACCACCCCGCGAGCCAGGCCGCGACGTCCGGGATGCATCCGGAACCGATTCCGCCCCGATCCCTGATCTTTCGCTACGTCGTCACGACCGCCCTGACGGGGGCCGGCGCAGGGCTGATCGTTCCATACTTTAATTTATATTTCCGCGACTGGGTCGGAAGCGGCGTGTCGGAGATCGGCACCGTCTTCGCGCTTTCCCAGCTGACGACGGCGATCGGCGGGGCCCTCTCGCCCCTCATGACGCGCCGCGTGGGGCTCGCCGCCGGCGTCACGCTCACCCAACTGGCGTCACTGCCGTTCATGCTCGTCATGGCCCACACGCACGAGTTCCTGGTCTGTGCCGGCTGCTTCCTGTTCCGCGGTGCCTTCATGAACATGGGCATCCCGATCAGGGAACAGCTCATGATGGCGCTCGTCCCCGCCCATCTCCGGGCGAGCGCGGCGGCGGCGGAAAGCATCTCGTGGTTCCTGTCCTGGGGAATCGTGATGTCGTTTTCCGGCACCCTGATCATTCATCGGGGCTATCCGTTCTGCCTGTACACGACGCTCGTGCTGTATACCGCATCCAGCGTGCTGTTCTGGTGCTGGTTCCGGGAAAAGGCCTGA
- a CDS encoding M3 family oligoendopeptidase, whose product MSHSMHWDMTPFFPSFGSAEMTAFRDALAADIAALTDRAAHTPGLNARTAKTWDEIFRTHESLYVRYTHFLCYLDCLGATDAANEAVQGEIGRLALVDAALQKLDVELKRALKTVSDPVFTSFIRRKDMAPIAYHLTRQREDARRTMSPELEVLAADLGVDGFSSWGRLYNTIAGKLRFELVYPDGRREMKSMAQRTALMEDPDPRIRRAAFEGGNAAWETYADVCAAALNHIAGTRLTLNARRGVEHYLDVALFQARVSRATIDAMMKAAAGGRDLCSRFARVKSARLGLPGLAWYDIEAPLPVADDRKYEWTDGVEMLAKAFSRTFPELGEFLLHILEKRWVDAEPRPGRRPGAFCTGSPLIEEQRIFMTFEGGFGDLQTLAHESGHAFHSQLMENMRAFSRAYPMTLAETASTFAELILTDSLLSDPAVPDTQKASLLNIQLSNAIMFLLNIPLRYEFEKAFHDERQKGEVGVSRIKELMTTTQRRVFGDVLREGGEDPLFWASKLHFYLTDITFYNFPYTFGFLLSRGMYAMLRREGASFLPKYKEFLRLSGSDTAENVAKRAIGVDLTSVEFWAASVQSLEDDLRRFETLLKTVPNMKK is encoded by the coding sequence ATGAGTCACAGCATGCACTGGGATATGACCCCGTTCTTCCCGTCATTCGGAAGCGCGGAGATGACGGCGTTCCGCGACGCGCTCGCCGCCGATATCGCCGCTCTCACTGATCGCGCCGCGCATACCCCCGGACTGAACGCACGGACGGCCAAAACCTGGGACGAGATTTTCCGGACTCATGAAAGCCTGTACGTCAGGTACACCCATTTTCTCTGCTACCTCGACTGCCTCGGCGCCACCGATGCCGCGAACGAAGCGGTCCAGGGCGAAATTGGCCGACTGGCCCTCGTCGATGCTGCCCTTCAGAAGCTCGACGTGGAGCTGAAGCGCGCGCTCAAGACCGTCTCCGATCCTGTCTTCACCTCTTTCATTCGCCGGAAGGACATGGCACCGATCGCTTACCATCTGACCCGGCAACGCGAAGATGCGCGCCGGACGATGAGTCCCGAGCTCGAAGTCCTCGCCGCCGACCTCGGCGTCGACGGGTTTTCCTCGTGGGGCAGGCTGTACAACACGATCGCCGGGAAACTCCGGTTCGAACTGGTGTATCCGGACGGCCGGCGCGAGATGAAATCGATGGCCCAGCGGACGGCCCTGATGGAGGATCCGGACCCGCGTATCCGGCGCGCCGCGTTCGAGGGCGGCAACGCCGCCTGGGAAACCTACGCCGACGTCTGCGCCGCCGCCCTGAACCATATCGCCGGCACGCGGCTCACGCTGAACGCGCGCCGCGGCGTCGAGCACTACCTCGACGTCGCCCTGTTCCAGGCGCGCGTTTCCCGGGCCACGATCGACGCGATGATGAAGGCGGCCGCGGGCGGCCGCGACCTGTGCAGCCGGTTCGCGCGCGTGAAATCCGCCAGACTGGGGCTTCCGGGCCTCGCCTGGTACGACATCGAGGCGCCGCTTCCCGTCGCCGACGACCGGAAATACGAGTGGACCGATGGCGTCGAGATGCTGGCGAAGGCCTTCTCACGCACCTTTCCCGAGCTCGGCGAGTTCCTGCTCCACATCCTTGAGAAGCGCTGGGTCGACGCCGAGCCCCGCCCCGGCAGGCGGCCGGGCGCCTTCTGCACGGGCTCGCCGCTCATCGAGGAGCAGCGCATCTTCATGACGTTCGAGGGCGGTTTCGGCGACCTGCAGACGCTCGCCCACGAGTCGGGGCACGCATTCCATTCCCAGCTGATGGAGAACATGCGGGCCTTTTCGCGCGCCTACCCGATGACGCTGGCCGAGACGGCCTCGACGTTCGCCGAACTGATCCTGACCGACAGCCTGCTGAGCGACCCAGCCGTGCCGGATACGCAGAAGGCGTCATTGCTGAACATCCAGCTCAGTAACGCCATCATGTTCCTGCTGAATATCCCGCTGCGCTACGAGTTCGAAAAAGCCTTCCACGACGAGCGCCAGAAGGGCGAAGTCGGCGTCTCGCGCATCAAGGAACTGATGACGACGACGCAGCGGCGCGTGTTCGGCGACGTGCTGCGCGAAGGCGGCGAGGATCCGCTGTTCTGGGCGTCGAAACTGCACTTCTACCTGACCGACATTACGTTCTATAACTTTCCATATACATTCGGTTTTCTGCTCAGCCGCGGCATGTATGCGATGCTTCGGCGCGAGGGGGCGTCCTTCCTTCCGAAATACAAGGAGTTTCTGCGCCTCTCGGGCAGCGACACAGCCGAAAACGTCGCAAAGCGCGCCATCGGCGTCGACCTCACCTCCGTCGAGTTCTGGGCCGCCTCGGTTCAAAGTCTCGAAGATGACCTCCGCCGCTTCGAAACGCTATTGAAAACAGTGCCCAATATGAAAAAGTAG